The following are encoded together in the Weissella soli genome:
- a CDS encoding shikimate kinase: MTKALILIGFMGAGKSTIGRLIAEKLQRNFIDTDELLQQRQGQTIAAIMEAKGMLGFREAEFDALQAAIQTGGVIATGGGIIDYEPSFQLLKTTAAQIVYLHGDFTQHLDRIMRDSQRPLLRTKSITEFVEMWDLRQSKYAVLANVTLSSFTKAPTDVLLEIEMWLKNPQTMNQSVSKQLELKKQIEQVQQELRMLQELPVNE, from the coding sequence ATGACAAAAGCATTAATCTTGATTGGCTTTATGGGTGCGGGCAAGAGCACAATTGGTCGGTTAATCGCTGAAAAATTACAGCGGAATTTTATTGATACTGATGAATTATTGCAACAACGGCAAGGTCAAACGATCGCGGCCATCATGGAAGCGAAAGGAATGTTAGGCTTTCGTGAAGCTGAATTTGATGCATTACAGGCGGCTATTCAAACCGGCGGCGTGATTGCGACTGGCGGTGGCATTATTGATTACGAGCCAAGCTTTCAATTATTGAAGACAACGGCAGCACAAATTGTGTATTTACATGGTGACTTCACCCAACACCTGGACCGGATTATGCGGGATAGTCAACGACCATTACTACGCACAAAGTCCATCACGGAATTTGTTGAAATGTGGGATCTACGCCAGAGTAAATACGCCGTATTGGCGAATGTCACGCTTAGTTCATTTACCAAAGCACCCACAGACGTGCTGCTTGAAATTGAGATGTGGTTAAAGAACCCCCAGACCATGAACCAATCCGTTTCTAAACAGTTGGAGTTGAAGAAGCAAATTGAGCAAGTTCAACAGGAGTTGCGCATGCTGCAAGAGCTGCCAGTCAACGAGTAG